AAGACGCTGCAAAAGGGGATGCCGTACAATATCATACAGCAGCCCCTTTGGAATATTGATAAACCCGAATACAGGGTCGTTGATTATCTTTCTTTCGTAAGGCATTCGTTTCTTTTAGAGATTCTTTATTCTTTTAGAGAATGGCTTTTAGCTGCTCTGCCATTTGTGCCTGTACTTCTTGTGCGGCAGTGCGGGCAGCTTCGGCAAATTTCTCTGTCTTGTCCACGTAGATAATTCCACGGGACGAGTTAACAATTAACCCACAGGTACTGTTCATTCCATACTTGCAAACTTCTTCGAGCGAGCCGCCTTGTGCTCCGACACCCGGAACGAGAAGGAAGTGATTAGGAACAATTTTACGGATGTCTTCAAACGCACGTCCCTGAGTAGCGCCTACCACATACATCATGCGGTCATCGCCTGCCCATTCCTGTGATTTGCGCAACACTTTCTCAAACAAGCGTTCACCGTTCACGTCTTCCGTCAACTGGAAGTCATGAGAACCTTTGTTGGAAGTCAGTGCCAACAGGATCACCCATTTGCCTTCGTAGGTCAGGAACGGAGTTACGCTGTCCTCGCCCATATAAGGAGCTACGGTTACAGAGTCTATGTCCAGTTCTTCGAAGAAAGTACGGGCATACATGGCGGAAGTGTTTCCTATATCGCCACGCTTTGCATCGGCAATGATGAACTGGTCGGGATAATTATCTTTGATATATTTTACTGTCTTTTCAAAGGCAATCCAACCTTTCACGCCCATGCTTTCATAGAAAGCGAGGTTTGGCTTGTAAGCAATGCACAAGTCGGCTGTTGCGTCGATGATAGCTTTGTTGAAAGCGAAGATCGGGTCTTCTTCCTTCAGCAGATGTTCGGGTATTTTCTTGATGTCGGTATCAAGTCCTACGCAAAGGAATGATTTCTTGCGTTTTATGTTTTCAAATAATTGTTGCTTATCCATTTCTATATAAATGTTTTAAAGTTCGCTTTCTTTCAGACGTTCCGCATTTTCCGCCACAATCAGGTGGTCGATGCAATCTTGGATATCTCCGTCCATGAAGGCGGTCAGATTATAGATCGTATAATTGATACGGTGGTCGGTAATACGTCCTTGTGGATAGTTGTATGTACGGATTTTAGCAGAACGGTCTCCGGTAGATACCATTGTTTTACGTTTGGAAGCAATGTCATCGATATATTTCTGATGTTCCTTGTCGTAGATAAAGGTACGGAGGCGGGCCAGTGCGCGTTCCTTATTTTTCGGTTGGTCGCGCGTTTCGGTACATTCAATAAGGATTTCTTCCGCTACGCCTGTATTCGGATTCTTCCAGATATAACGCAGGCGTACACCGGATTCCACCTTGTTGACATTCTGTCCGCCGGCGCCACCGCTTCGGAAAGTATCCCATTTGATTTCTCCTTCGTTGATGACAACGTCAAATTCTTCCGCTTCGGGGAGTACGGCTACCGAGGCAGCGGATGTATGTACACGTCCCTGCGTCTCTGTGGCGGGAACACGCTGTACGCGGTGCACTCCCGATTCGTATTTCAATGTCCCGTAAACGTTATCACCCGTCACGCTGCAAATGATTTCCTTGAAACCGCCGGCTGCCCCTTCGTTGGCGCTGGATACTTCCATTTTCCAGCCTTTGGTTTCGCAATACTTGGCATACATACGGAAAAGGTCGCCGGCAAAGATAGCGGCTTCGTCGCCTCCTGTACCGCCACGGATTTCGAGAATCGCATTCTTGCTATCCTGCGGGTCGGCGGGAACAAGCATCAGTTTGATTTCCTCTTCCAATACGGGAAGACGTTCCTGACTACTGTCCATTTCTTCTTTTGCCATTTCGCGCATATCGGCATCCGATTCATTGGCTAGAATGTTTCTGGCCTCTTCAATATTACCCAGCAGCTGCATATATTCCTTGCGGGCTTTCATCAAATCATCCAGTTCCTTATATTCTTTCGTCAGTTTGACGTAACGTTTTTGGTCGGCAATCACTGCCGGGTCGGTGATAAGGGTAGATATTTCTTCAAAACGGGCTACAAGTCCGTCTAATTTCTCTAATATGGTACTGTTATCTGCCATTCTTTAGTATCTGAATTCTCCGAATTCGCTCTTAATGATTAATTCTGTCTGTTCACACGCTTCGATACGTCCTACAATCTGTGCGGGGATGCCGAAAGATTCGGAAATAGCAATCACCTCTTCGGCATGTTCCGGTGACAGGTAAACTTCGAGACGGTGCCCCATATTGAATACTTTGTACATTTCTGCCCAGTCCGTGCCGCTCTGTTCCTGTATAGTCTTGAACAACGGAGGAACGGGGAACAGATTATCCTTCACAACACGTACATTTTCTACGAAATGCAGCACTTTGGTTTGCGCACCGCCGGAGCAGTGAACCATGCCATGAATTTCGGAGCGGAGTGCATCCAACAGTTTCTTTACCACCGGAGCATACGTACGGGTAGGAGAGAGCACTAGCTTGCCCGCATCAATCGGAGAACCTTCCACGCTGTCAGTCAGTTTCAGTCCGCCGGAATAAACCAGTTCTTCGGGTACTGCCGCATCGTAACTTTCCGGATATTTCTCTGCGAGATATTTGCCGAATACGTCATGGCGGGCACTTGTAAGACCGTTGCTACCCATACCGCCATTGTATTCTTTTTCATAAGTAGCCTGTCCATAAGAGGCCAATCCTACAATA
The nucleotide sequence above comes from Bacteroides caccae. Encoded proteins:
- a CDS encoding AIR synthase related protein; its protein translation is MSNQRYMMRGVSASKEDVHNAIKNIDKGIFPKAFCKIIPDILGGDPDYCNIMHADGAGTKSSLAYMYWKETGDLSVWKGIAQDALIMNIDDLLCVGAVDNILVSSTIGRNKLLIPGEVISAIINGTDELLAELREMGVGVYATGGETADVGDLVRTIIVDSTVTCRMKRSDVINNANIRPGDVIVGLASYGQATYEKEYNGGMGSNGLTSARHDVFGKYLAEKYPESYDAAVPEELVYSGGLKLTDSVEGSPIDAGKLVLSPTRTYAPVVKKLLDALRSEIHGMVHCSGGAQTKVLHFVENVRVVKDNLFPVPPLFKTIQEQSGTDWAEMYKVFNMGHRLEVYLSPEHAEEVIAISESFGIPAQIVGRIEACEQTELIIKSEFGEFRY
- the prfA gene encoding peptide chain release factor 1; protein product: MADNSTILEKLDGLVARFEEISTLITDPAVIADQKRYVKLTKEYKELDDLMKARKEYMQLLGNIEEARNILANESDADMREMAKEEMDSSQERLPVLEEEIKLMLVPADPQDSKNAILEIRGGTGGDEAAIFAGDLFRMYAKYCETKGWKMEVSSANEGAAGGFKEIICSVTGDNVYGTLKYESGVHRVQRVPATETQGRVHTSAASVAVLPEAEEFDVVINEGEIKWDTFRSGGAGGQNVNKVESGVRLRYIWKNPNTGVAEEILIECTETRDQPKNKERALARLRTFIYDKEHQKYIDDIASKRKTMVSTGDRSAKIRTYNYPQGRITDHRINYTIYNLTAFMDGDIQDCIDHLIVAENAERLKESEL
- the pyrF gene encoding orotidine-5'-phosphate decarboxylase → MDKQQLFENIKRKKSFLCVGLDTDIKKIPEHLLKEEDPIFAFNKAIIDATADLCIAYKPNLAFYESMGVKGWIAFEKTVKYIKDNYPDQFIIADAKRGDIGNTSAMYARTFFEELDIDSVTVAPYMGEDSVTPFLTYEGKWVILLALTSNKGSHDFQLTEDVNGERLFEKVLRKSQEWAGDDRMMYVVGATQGRAFEDIRKIVPNHFLLVPGVGAQGGSLEEVCKYGMNSTCGLIVNSSRGIIYVDKTEKFAEAARTAAQEVQAQMAEQLKAIL